In Pyrus communis chromosome 8, drPyrComm1.1, whole genome shotgun sequence, one genomic interval encodes:
- the LOC137742119 gene encoding uncharacterized protein At5g01610-like: MAQNPKPHLGLIPILLFSLSVLPSLSLSLSNSPPAVFDILPEYGLPRGLLPSSVSNYTLSDDGRFVVVLPKTCYIQFDYLVYYEKTVTGKLTYGAITDLKGIQVQRFLFWFDVDEIRVDLPPSDSIYFTVGIINKKLDVDQFENVRSCRDGLSGSCVGLFKRGIQLPTPVEEIEMLITE; the protein is encoded by the exons ATGGCACAGAACCCGAAACCCCATCTGGGTCTGATCCCGAtcctcctcttctctctctccgtcCTCCcaagtctctctctttctctctctaactcccCACCCGCAGTCTTCGACATTTTACCCGAATACGGCCTCCCCCGCGGCCTCTTACCGTCGTCGGTCTCCAACTACACGCTCTCCGACGACGGCCGATTCGTCGTCGTTTTGCCCAAGACCTGCTACATTCAGTTCGATTACTTGGTCTACTACGAAAAGACCGTAACGGGCAAGCTCACATACGGGGCGATCACGGACTTGAAGGGGATTCAGGTCCAGAGGTTCTTGTTCTGGTTCGACGTCGACGAGATCAGGGTCGATTTGCCGCCCTCGGATAGCATTTACTTCACTGTTGGGATCATCAACAAGAAGCTCGACGTCGATCAGTTTGAAAATGTCCGGTCTTGCCGTGACGGGTTATCGGGTTCTTGCGTCGGGTTGTTCAAACGGGGCATTCag CTTCCAACCCCGGTGGAAGAAATTGAGATGCTAATTACCGAATAG